AGGGTAGAAAGTaattgaggggtggggagagaggggggaagactCGTACGTGTGACAGACTCAGAGATCTCCCTGTTCCCGGTGACGGCAGCGTTCAAATAATGCAACAGAGGAACAGCTTGGAGGGGTTAGCCGGTGTCAAAATGCGCACGGAAAATGATGATGCCtcgctcccctccccattttttcctTCCAGAGAAACTCCTTACGGCTCCAGAAAGAGGCCTGCTCAGATTGGGTGCCAAAAGGATGCCCACGAGGTCCCCCTCGAGAGATTGGAGAAGCAGCAAAGCATAATTCGATGCAAATGAGAACTTATTTGCATTTGCATAACTCTACGACCGCcaggaagggacgtgggtggcgctgtgggttaaaccacagagcctaggacttgccaatcagaaggtcggcggttcgaatccctgcgacggggtgagctcccgttgctcggtcccaagctcctgccaacctagcagttcaaaagcacgtcaaagcacaagtagataaataggtaccgctccggcgggaaggtaaacggcatttccttacgctgctctggttcgccagaagcggcttagtcctgctggccacatgaccgggaagctgtatgccggctccctcggccagtaaagcgagatgagcgccacaaccccagagtgggtcacgactggacctaatggtcaggggtccctttacctttaagcacaacTTTGTAACCAAATTAGcgttttaagcctgcctgaacaaagctgcctATTGTGTGTTACTCTTCCAACAAGTACTCCGAGTAACTTGTTATTTTCACCTTTCATGAGATGGTTTGTTTGGTGATAtggtccatgctctggttatctccagcttgggctactgccatgcgctctacgtggggctgcctctgaagatgacccagaaactacaactgatccagaatgtggcagccagactggggaatgggagcagccactgagaccacataacacccgtcTTCAAAgaccttggctcccagtacgtttccgagcacaattcaaagtgttggtgctgacctttaaagccctaaacggcccagtatccctgaaggagcatttccacccccatcgttctgcccggacactgaggtccagctccgagggccttctggcggttccctccttgcgagaagtgaggttacagggaaccaggcagagggccttctcggtggtggcgcccgccctgtggaacgccctcccatgaaatatcaaggaaataaacaactatctgacttttagaagacatctgaaagcagccctgtttagggaagtctttaatgtttgatcttttattgtgtttttagtgttctgttgggagccacccagagtggctggggaagcccagccagatgggcggggtataaataataaattgttgttgttgtttaaagagggagaaaaaggggaaaataccaggtgAATTCAGTCTGCCTTAAAGCGTCCTGGATTATTTAAACCAAAAGGCTTACCCAAGCTTCCCTTTTTAAGCTGTGAAGGaatggcactctgctgaactcacaaatgtgAGGAAGGACGATACCTAATAAATAGTTCCTTTCCTAGCATCTTTTCACATTCCTAcaattatgatacagtggtacctcgggttaagtacttaattcgttccggaggtccgtacttaacctgaaactgttcttaacctgaagaccactttagctaatggggcctccagctgccgccgcaccgccagagcacgatttctgttctcgtcctgaagcaaagttcttaacccgaggtagtatttctgggttagcggagtctgtaacctgaagcgtatgtaacccgaggtaccactgtatcggcaGGTTGGGATGCGACCATTGCCGCTTACTCTTTGGAGCAATGAATAAGTTTACGGACAGAGCACCATCTTATGTAGTGGGTGCGAAGTTTTTCTGGGGCTGAGGGCCGGATTCACTTTCTGGGCAACTTCCTGAGGGCCGAATGCCAATTGGAGAGCAGAGtggtgcaaattttacctttgcacagaagGCCACCTTCTACAAATAAACATCCtctgcgggtggcactgtgggttaaatcacagagcctaggacttgccgatcggaaggtcggcggttcgaatccctgcaatgacggggtgagctcccgttgcccagtccctgctcctgccaacctagcggttcgaaagcacatcaaagtgcaagtagataaataggtaccgctccggcgggaaggtaaacggcgtttccgtgcactgctctggttcgccagaagcggcttagtcctgctggccacatgacccagaagctgtacacaggctccctcggccaataaagcgagatgagcgccgcaacccgagtcggccacgactggacctaatggtcaggggtccctttaccttgcccAGGCAAGGAGGAAGCATGATCAGTGTTTGGAGTCACATTTCCAGCGAGAcacaaaaaacactcaaggagggggcagggcagagcaggcaaggggtgtggcctgtggaaaGGGGCGTGTCCTGACAAAAGGGGAGTAGCATCAGGAGAGTACCAAGGGCCATAGagttttggagggccacattcagccactAAGACACTGTAACCCAAGTTTCCACGGCGGTGCTGAAGGTTTAAAAGGTTTCCACCTACGTTTGGATACAGCCAggtaccattttgaatcaagatcaCAGGTGGGTGCCTTTCCAGACTGCACCAAACGTAACTAAATTTTTCCTAATGGCCCCTTCCAATATCCTGGCCAAACTTTGCATGGCAGTTCCTGGGATGGAGGAGCAGGAGCTCACCTGTGTTTTGGATGCTGTTTTTGAATCGAGGGGGCTGACCGAACCTCTCAAAACCGCAGTGGTTTTTTGCTGTTAGAATTCCAGagcgaaagaagaagaagagtttggatttgatatcccgctttatcactacccgaaggagtctcaaagcggctcacattctcctttcccttcctcccccacaacaaacactctgtgaggtgagtggggctgagagacttcagagaagtgtgactagcccaaggtcacccagcagctgcatgtggaggagcggggaagcgaacccggttcaccagattacgagtccactgctctgaaccactacaccacactggctctcagcagaAAGCAACTGCTGCTGGCATTATCTGCGGGAggagaaataagtaaataaaaactcGACTCTTTCGTCTGTTTTCCCCCCCACGTTGTCGTTTCCTCCAACGTAGgctttataattaaataaataaatgaagggtAATTCAAGGCAGTTTTCACTTCACAGTGGAGAGACCCTTCGCGCTTTCTCACCAGAACGTGTCAGTGGCGCGCCCGGGGTGCGGTGTATCGGAATCACGTTCACGACATCCCTTCCCCTCCCTGAGAGGCGGAAGGAAGGGAAGCGGGAGAGGAAAGCTGTTGGTCTGCCTCCCCCTTTCGTGGAACACCCCGTCGCCCCAAGACACACATAAGTTTCCgcggcatatatatatatctatatatctatatatatatatatagatatatatatatatatgtatgtatcccGCTTCCCCACAACctgtaaacaaacatttttttctgcggggagaggggtgggtgggaaagaatACATTTATAAATTAGACATATTAAAatatgaaattgggggggggggtcgagaAGGGAGAGAAATGAAATAGGAGATAGGTAACAAGATGGCAAGAGAGTCAGTGGAGAGAAAGTCTCCTAAATGTTGCAAGAAAGGATCccgtaaataaataataaaaaagggataTTATGAACGGGTGAGGGTGCTTCATGGGCAGCTAAGTGGGTCGAATTtcacttcccccctttttttacagagGCTGCTCGGGCGGATGGGGTAGGGAAACATATCCCTGTGTAAACCCAGAGGCGTTATTTGGGTGCAGCGCAGTGGACAGACACAAACCGATTTCTTAAAAGTTCCAGGAACCGGAGATCTCTCCGTTGCTGTTTCGTCTGACTACCATTGTAGTCAATGGAATAGCCATAAGTTCTGGGACTTTTAGAGGCAGCTGGCCGGGCAAAGGATGCGCAGCTCACACCTGGGTGATTTGAGGAAATAGGCCGGGTACCACTGCGTTATTTACCGCAGGGATGGAGACGTGACTGTTTTCCTAAGGTCTCCTCTACGGTCTATACGGGAATGCCAACAGATTTGAGTGGGGGAGATTTGAGTGCAAAGGAAATTATGCAACCCTACAGCAGCACCTCTGGCTTGTATCCAGAGCACTCATGGAAAGAAAACTGCACCCCTGAGAGCTGTGAACGGGCTGTGTCTGGGGGAAGGTCCAGATTGGACGGGCATGAACTAAAGGAAGCAAAAGTGGGAGTaggtgggcagagagagaggaggaagcagaataCTTAAGGCCCAACGGAATGTGTGGCCCTACTTCAGCTGCAAAACGCTACACCAAAGGAAAACTGAAAGCCATCAGTCCTCATTGACGCCTCATAGTCAAGATGGCCACAGGGGCAGCCGATGGAATAGCGGCGACCCGGGATAACTTGCAAGTGCAAGGGTGGTATTAGATACCCATTGCACAACTCACTTATAGGAGTTTTCCGGCAGCTGCGTCTTCGCCAAGTGCTGTGAATCTTCAAAGTGGGCACGGATGCGAATTTGAGTCTCACTTGAGCTGGTGCCACAACGCaacgtgctctgttttgctgGGTCCGTGACCACAAGCCCCACATTAAACGAGCCCTCTCTAGCTCTCTTAATCTGCCGCCCGACTCCCTGATCAGAGCCGGCACGACACTTGTGCAAGACTCTCCCCTGCCTTTTGCACGGCGGGCGTGAACCGTGCAACAGGAGGCTCGTGCGCTAACCACGATTGCTGCCGCTAGCATCAATGGAGGCCAACGAAGCGATTATTAGAGGCTGCAATCCACGGCTACCAACTGCCACCTGGAAACTGCAGGGTGGTGTACCAAGGTTTATGCAGGGAGACGGACACAGGAGAGAGGTGCAGGAAGTTGTCTCCACATCTTATCAGCTCCCGCAGTTTGGAAGAAAAGCCCCTAGTTGCATGACCAAGAAAGGAGTGAATGGCCAGGTGGACGACCGATGCTTGAGGGGTGGGCGGAATTAGGTTAAGGGTATGTATGCTGCCACAAACCACCATCGCCCTACACCACAAAAtgaaaatgatgggggggggggtataccgTATTACCAGCAACAAGGAAAAAAACTTCCCCATGGCTGAGGTTGAGAAAAATGGAAGAGGGAGACAAGGAGGTTTGAATGGCACGGAGTCCGTCCTCGTAGTATTCTGCCAGCTGGCCGAACCGGGCAAGGTTGGGGGGACAGGACGGGACACCCACGTTTCATGCTCTCTCTCACGCACAGAACGCACGTATACCTCCCTCCCCGGAGTCTCAGTTTGGCACTCCAACTGGCGGCCCTGTGCTCCTGCCGCCACCCGGCTGCCTCTCTTCTGGCAAAAGCAAACGCGCAGATTCTTGCTGGCTTTCGGACGCCTGGTCTCGCGACCCGCCACGGCGAATGTCAACCCCTGGAGCGCCCCGCCCCACACCCCGCCTGAGAGCTGTGGAGTTTTGGCAACAGGGCCAGGGAGCCTTCTTCCGTTCTGCCCCTCCTTGTCCTCCCCATCCCCGGAAACCGATGCATCCTCGGAAGGCTGCGACGTGCGGATTACCGTCTTCGCAATGCAGGGTGCTGTTGGAGGGGCTGACGTTTCTCCCTCTGCCAAGAAGGCGGGTCCCGATAAGAGGGTGCCTTAAAAAAAGGCCTGGGGCGGTGTGCTTGCGTAGGGATGAAAGCGGGAGCAGGGTGGCGATTCCACCCACCCTATGGCAAACCAGGATGCGGCCGCAAGGTTTGGCAAAAAGGAACGTCCCCCGCCGCTACTGAAAACGAAACTAAACAGAGGTGCCGCCACAACTGAAGGAAAGTGCCTAACTCAGCTTGCTTTGCACCTTCGGGACCAGTTGTGTTCCACGTCCGCTCGTGCTGTGCGTGAAAGCTTTCCACCCCACCGATACATCTCCTTCTCTAAAAGTGCTCCTGGCAACCCTCTCTATTTCTGCGGCCTCCCGCATTGCGCCGGGGGGTTTTCTCGGCTGGCGATGCTGGATATCCAGCTTGCCCAGGGCggggttgttggggaggaagactTCGTCTGCCCCCTGCATGGCTTTGCCCCCCATCTACAACGGCCCCAtgggggtcacaggttcccctccatcggctttctctctctctctcttttgcaaagCTGTGCGAGAGAGTACGACGGAGGCGTTTGGTTTAGCCAGAGGGACGTCGAGCACAGGGGCAGGAAGAGCAGCGGGCGCCCCTTCCGCCCCCCGCGATTTGGAAAGGCGAGGACCGGACGGCTCTTGACCGGCGCTCGTGGCCCCGGGGGAGTGTGCGGGGGAAGGAAGGGTGACGATAGGCTGACCCGTCTccgtgccccctccccaaagggcAATTCCACACAGTCCTGCCAGAGTCAGCTCTCGTCCGTCAGCGGACCCCTACGCAGAGGCTGCAGTCACTGAGACAAGGACTCCGAGTGACCCCTGGGAGCTGGGCAGGCCTGCTGAGTGGCCAGGAAGCTATTTACATCTCCAATGCCAAGGAGGCTGAAATCCGGGACCGATAAGGACACTTGAGAGGGGGCCACCAACGTCTCTGGATCCCTGCCCAGTCCCACGTGGCCGGAAATTAAAGGCAGCCCCTCCGCGACGTTCCCGGGGAGGGTGAAGTCCACGGCAAGGGCATTCCCCGAGCACCGCAGTGGCTCCTGTTTGCTGGCTGCGGCCACCTGGTAGAAGCCGGCTTCGCGGGGGTTCGGCGGGCGCTGCAGGAAAGCGGGCGCCCGGCTGCCGGCAGCGGCTTCCTCGGCGGGGTCGAAGGAACAGTTTGTTTCCGAAGGGGTGCTGTACTCGTAGCCGTGGCCCGACTCACTCGTGCTGCCCAAACTGCACGCTGCGCTCTCGATGCTCAAAGGTTCTGtgcggggggggtggggggagagacacaaaagcctggttcacacatcacaggTACTTGATTTCAACTACTGCACACTCTAAAAACGGGAGTCACcaagacagggccttttcggtggcgGTGCCCCAGctgggaatgccctcccacctaGCAAGGTTGCTATTTCGGGAGAAAACCGATTTATATCAATtgaaccaaaatatcttttgaattcccaaagtCATGTTAGAACATTTTCAcccccctcatttttggaatctGAAAGCTGAAAAATCCATCATGTCCTACTGTAGGGTGATGACAGCGTTACAATTTCACGAAACAGTAGTACCTCGTTTTGCGACCGGgttccgttccagagccccagtCGCTGGCTGAAAAGGACGCTGGACAAagcaccgcgtctgcgcacatgcgtgGATCggtttgtgcttctgtgcatggggcgacacggaagtaacccgttccggtacttccgggtttgccacggacGTTTGAAGGAACGGGCGCTCAACGAGGCGGACACTAGACAAGGTACCACTGGATAGCAAGCTTACTTGATATAACGAGACAGTGATTTGTCATTTTTGCGGGTACTTTTAAGTTACTTGTacattgcttaaaggtaaagggtaaagggacccctgaccatttggtccagtcatgaccgattctggggttgcagcgctcatctcgctttattggccgagggagccggtgtacagcttccgggtcatgtggccagcaggactaagccacttctggcgaaccagagcagcgcacggaaatgtcgttaacttcccactggagtggtacctatttatctacttgcactttgacgtgctttcaaactgctaggttggcaggagcagggactgagcaacgggagctcaccccgttgcggggattcgaaccaccgaccttctgattggcaagccctaggttctgtggtttaacccacagcaccacccgcgtccctgtacacTGCTTAGACTACTGTAATTAAGCAGCAACGTAAGTTGTAGTAAATGACAAATAAACGTGCTTTTACAGGACTCAGGAGTTTTGAAAACCAAACAAGGGTAATTCCGACCAGCCTACCTGTGCTTTCGATTGCCAGGTGATCTGGGTTGAAACGAGAGTCGAGGCATCCAGTGGACGAAGGGATGGGTGGGGAACTTCGCGAACGACTGGCACTTTCTACTTCGCCACCATCCAAAAAATTATCCACGTAATCCCTACAGGTTGgggggaagcaaaacaaaacgcCTTTGCAGATTATGACGCTGTGTCCCCCTCTGCTTTAACCAattatggggtggggtggttatCAAGGGGCATCCAAGCCCCACATTTTCAGGCCTACACATTTGGAATTACAAGCggtgacaaacaaacaaacaaacagacagacaaacaaacaaacagacagacaaacaaacaaacaaacaaacaaacaaacgcacTCTGAGAATAGTGCCTGCATGTTTTGCATTCTATATCAGGTTCTACAAATCCaggtccttttttttaaaaaaaaaagaacgggAATATTGGGCGGGGGGTGCCCTCCTGCAGAGTGGGGAGCAGCCCGTGACCGTGCAGCATGTGTGGcacaggaagaagcaaagatcaccagtgtcaaagcgatgattcttcaacatcaactttgtcggactggtcgtgttgtgtggatgcctgactatcgtcttccaaagcaactcctctactccgaactcaaaaatggaaagcgtaatgctggtggtcaacaaaagactctctcaaggcaaatctttaaaaacgtGGTATAaccaccgacaactgggaaacactggactgtgagcactccaattggacaacagcctttaccgaagatgtcatgggctttgaagacgctcgagctcagaacaaaaaggagaaatgtgctaagaggaaggcacgcttggcaaaccctcaccgggatcaactccagagcacacggaaacaccgcttaccttcccgccacagcaatacctctttatctacttgcactggcgtgctttcgaactgctaggttggcaggagctgggaccgagcaacgggagctcaccccgtcgcggggattcgaaccaccgatcttctgatcggcaggcccaagaggctcaggggtttagaccacagaaccaCTTGCGTCCCagttgtccgggggggggggggtgtcgctcCTTCTGCTAAAGCTTAAATGCTTCCAGATTAAATGGGGGCACCTGCCAGTTTTCCTCTCCTACTTCcaaatctccctctccctcctacttcctttccctcccttccacttcctagtgTTCCTCTCCCCCTGTCTTCCCCTCTTCTGTTTCCTGGCCTTCAGCTCCTTCTCCAACTCAAGCCCCTGGGCCTGCGATTCACCCGGTGCTGTGGACACGGGCCCCAACACTCCACCCAGCTCCCACGATGCTCCAGGGTGGCGGTAGGGGAACATACTTCTTCCTTCCAAACCGCGTCTGCTGGGTGAAGTAGTCGTAGCGCTCTGATTTCTTCCACATGTAATAGTACTCCACACATTCACCTACCGACCGGGTGCGGACCTGCGGGAaaaagggaggagagggaaaaggtTAGGACAAGTCACGGCTTCTGGAACACCTCTCAGGAGCGACATTTCTGCAGGGATTGCCATACGTCCGGGATTTCGAAGGCGGAAGTGACGTCCAGGGGCGATTCCCGGAAGGTGGcggtttgtcctggatcttcggCAAGTAAACCGAGAAATCGCGgatttttttgggtgggaaaaaaaagctcaccaactttgggggtgtcctggttttttttgctttttgaaatatggcaaccccacgcTTGTGTGAACAGAGCACACGTCCCAGAATCCTCTAGGAAGCACTAGGCTTACATAACAttttttttctggggtggggggaaggaaggggcagGATGCCTGAGAGACAGTGTGCAAAGGGTTCTCTCCAACACAAAAGAATACTACTTCACATTTCTGTAGCACACAGGTTACCAATATTTTTAGGCCCATGGGCCCACCTGACATTGGGGTGTGTATGTGCGTGTCATGGAAGCCACCCATAGGGTTGCCAGTTCAGGAACATCCCAGGCGCTGAGATTTCGGGGACCAAACTTGAGACCCAAGTTCCTGCTGTGCTGAACCTTGCAAGCTTCACGCAGTCTTCATAATTAAGCAAACATGCAAAAGAATAAAGACATTCCTGCCCACCTAAAGGAAAACTTCGGGTCAGCCCTGGAGGTCTTGAGACCCCACCCCCTCCCTGAGAGACAGAAATAGAGaaagctcatacagtggtaccttgggttacatacgcttcaggttacatatgcttcaggttacagactccgctaacccagaaatagtaaactcgggttaagaactttgcttcaggatgagaacagaaatcgtgctccggcggcgtggcagcagcaggaggccccattagctgaagtggtgcttcaggttaagaacagtttcaggttaagaacggacctccggaacgaattaagtacttaacccaaggtgccactgtacagtaataccttggatcccgaatggatgttttggctcccgaacgattgaaccCAGaacgagtgttccggtttgcgaacgttttttggaacccaaatgtccgacgggTCTTCCACagcgctttggaagtcgaatggacttccggaacggattccgttcgacttctgaggtacgactgtacatgcaTACATGCACACTTTATTTTCCAAGGGATCTGGGTGCGAGACCCAGTGCAATTACTccgagccttgaaaagcacatcgAGCTAGAAGCAGAAGTTGCAAACCGTGTCTGTCTCCCAGACCTCCTCCTACAGCTCTATGGGCATTTTTAAGGGTTATTCCTCTTTTCCCGGGCTTCACTCGTGATTGTAGGGAgacccgctgtcccgggcgacATACACACGACGGCCAACTACCTTGTTTGCTTGGATGAGGTGAAAGTTCTTTCCGTGGACCCGGAACCCGTGTTCGAAATTCCTGCATTCCTCTTCGCTCCAGGCACAGAGCTCATCTGTAGCGGAGGCAACGGGGGGAGTTATTTGTGACAGATGCCTGCTGAAAGTTTGCAGAACTTCTCCAATAGATGTTTCTCTGTGTGACTGAAGAgttctccatagctgtcaaccgtcccttatttgatgggaaagtcccttatcccagtgccgtgtcccgctgctgtcccttattgatgatgtcccttaaatttcccgggtttcaaaggaagcagctcctctccctccctccctgctggccaaggaggagggaagctccaactgtgttgcttggctgcgttgctcacccaataaggagtctaagaacgactggggggtggagcttgcatgccttgtgccaatcaaatcggctgcgttgcctggggactcgcctttgctcagcgcttcccagcagagaggtgatggtggttttccttgctgcatcccctttgccgggttgctgcgctgtgggaaccaccgcttgaggcttcgtttggctgctggctgggctttctgcctttggctcggaggggctcagaagttgaacatacctgtgcttggaaaatcccttattttgactgctgatcccttattttcaaggctgctggtcccttactttcaaatctgtaagttgacagctatggagttCTCCCCGCCCGCACATCCACCAAGCTCCTTGGAGAGAAGGATGCGTTGATAATGTCTCCCTTGGGAAAGCCaacagggctggggagggggattaTTCCCTACCCCCCGGAATCTCTCACCTCGAATGACCTTCACGTTGAACCGGAGTCTCCGCAGCGCTTCTTCGGCGTTGAAGTTGCACTTCACCAGTTCGTACAGCGCCTATGGAGCAAAAAGAAGCATGTCTTAGAGAAGCGGGGAACTTCAGCGCCGTCAGTCcggtcctgtggaacgccctgccactaGAGTTCCAGCAGGAACCTTCTGTGACAATTTCTAAACGCTTGTCGAAAACGtttctgttccaccaggcctatgcaggcaattaagattACATCCTTCCAAACAGTTAATAGATAACCTGTTGCTAACTTGTTAATGGTTTTAGGGTATGTTTTTGTGTTTGTATTGCTATAATTGCtataaaagggacacgggtggcgctgtgggttaaaccacagagcctaggacttgccaatcaggtggtcggcggttcgaatccccgcaatgacggggtgagctcctgttgctcggtccctgctcctgccaacctagcagttcgaaagcacgtcaaagtgcaagtagaggtaccgctccagcaggaaggtaaaaggtttttccgtgcgctgctctggttcgccagaagcggcttagtcctgctggccacatgacccggaagctgtacgccggctccctcggccaataaagcaagatgagcgccgcaaccccagagtcgggcacgattggacctaatggtcaggggtccctttacctttaattgctataaataataaaaccattacagtggtacctcaggttaagtgcttaattcgttccagaggtccattcttaacctgaaactgttcttaacctgaagcaccacttta
This genomic stretch from Podarcis muralis chromosome 18, rPodMur119.hap1.1, whole genome shotgun sequence harbors:
- the MIER2 gene encoding mesoderm induction early response protein 2 isoform X2, which gives rise to MAEASVGRQSPRVVSYPARNLCPGRPSLHTTAVVSMGSGDHRFNLAEILSQNYGVREETEEDQRQEHSQGKAKPLEELEKSFNASQNSEMPFEELLALYGYEASDPISEQDSESNDASPNLPDMTLDKIAKDLLSGEEEEETQSSADDLTPSVTSHDASDLFPNQMGSNFLADGGKGRCSSPCASFSAEDSEEDAIPANECKKEIMVGPQYQAAVPLLHLNRHGEKVYENDDQLLWDPNILPEREVEEFLYRAIKRRWDEVSNASLAEGDTVKDNEQALYELVKCNFNAEEALRRLRFNVKVIRDELCAWSEEECRNFEHGFRVHGKNFHLIQANKVRTRSVGECVEYYYMWKKSERYDYFTQQTRFGRKKDYVDNFLDGGEVESASRSRSSPPIPSSTGCLDSRFNPDHLAIESTEPLSIESAACSLGSTSESGHGYEYSTPSETNCSFDPAEEAAAGSRAPAFLQRPPNPREAGFYQVAAASKQEPLRCSGNALAVDFTLPGNVAEGLPLISGHVGLGRDPETLVAPSQVSLSVPDFSLLGIGDVNSFLATQQACPAPRGHSESLSQ
- the MIER2 gene encoding mesoderm induction early response protein 2 isoform X1, which produces MAEASVGRQSPRVVSYPARNLCPGRPSLHTTAVVSMGSGDHRFNLAEILSQNYGVREETEEDQRQEHSQGKAKPLEELEKSFNASQNSEMPFEELLALYGYEASDPISEQDSESNDASPNLPDMTLDKEQIAKDLLSGEEEEETQSSADDLTPSVTSHDASDLFPNQMGSNFLADGGKGRCSSPCASFSAEDSEEDAIPANECKKEIMVGPQYQAAVPLLHLNRHGEKVYENDDQLLWDPNILPEREVEEFLYRAIKRRWDEVSNASLAEGDTVKDNEQALYELVKCNFNAEEALRRLRFNVKVIRDELCAWSEEECRNFEHGFRVHGKNFHLIQANKVRTRSVGECVEYYYMWKKSERYDYFTQQTRFGRKKDYVDNFLDGGEVESASRSRSSPPIPSSTGCLDSRFNPDHLAIESTEPLSIESAACSLGSTSESGHGYEYSTPSETNCSFDPAEEAAAGSRAPAFLQRPPNPREAGFYQVAAASKQEPLRCSGNALAVDFTLPGNVAEGLPLISGHVGLGRDPETLVAPSQVSLSVPDFSLLGIGDVNSFLATQQACPAPRGHSESLSQ
- the MIER2 gene encoding mesoderm induction early response protein 2 isoform X3, coding for MGSGDHRFNLAEILSQNYGVREETEEDQRQEHSQGKAKPLEELEKSFNASQNSEMPFEELLALYGYEASDPISEQDSESNDASPNLPDMTLDKEQIAKDLLSGEEEEETQSSADDLTPSVTSHDASDLFPNQMGSNFLADGGKGRCSSPCASFSAEDSEEDAIPANECKKEIMVGPQYQAAVPLLHLNRHGEKVYENDDQLLWDPNILPEREVEEFLYRAIKRRWDEVSNASLAEGDTVKDNEQALYELVKCNFNAEEALRRLRFNVKVIRDELCAWSEEECRNFEHGFRVHGKNFHLIQANKVRTRSVGECVEYYYMWKKSERYDYFTQQTRFGRKKDYVDNFLDGGEVESASRSRSSPPIPSSTGCLDSRFNPDHLAIESTEPLSIESAACSLGSTSESGHGYEYSTPSETNCSFDPAEEAAAGSRAPAFLQRPPNPREAGFYQVAAASKQEPLRCSGNALAVDFTLPGNVAEGLPLISGHVGLGRDPETLVAPSQVSLSVPDFSLLGIGDVNSFLATQQACPAPRGHSESLSQ